From the Xenorhabdus ishibashii genome, one window contains:
- the menC gene encoding o-succinylbenzoate synthase: protein MRKATLYQFSLPMEAGIILRYQRLKTRDGFLVHLQENGRDGWGEISPLPEFSHETLEQAKESALEWLQQWCLNTQPEESVRPSVAFGISCALAELRGELPEIASYHKVPLCTGDPDDVIRRLGNMTGQKIAKVKVGMYEAVRDGMVVNVMLEAVPDLRLRLDANRSWTRTKAEGFVKYVNPDYRHRIAFIEEPCKTQKESLAFARETGIAIAWDESVREADFTLEAQEGVSAIIIKPTLIGSIDRCRQLITKAHQLGIEAVMSSSIESSFGLTQLARLAQWLTPDSLPGLDTLDLIQSQLIRCWPDSNIPCVMLDKLAIVWSYECQ, encoded by the coding sequence ATGCGTAAAGCAACCTTATACCAATTCAGCCTGCCAATGGAGGCAGGTATTATTTTGCGTTACCAGCGCCTGAAAACCCGTGACGGTTTTTTGGTGCACTTGCAGGAAAATGGACGAGACGGTTGGGGAGAAATTTCCCCATTGCCTGAATTTAGCCATGAAACGCTTGAACAGGCTAAAGAATCGGCGCTGGAGTGGCTGCAACAATGGTGTTTGAACACGCAACCAGAAGAGAGCGTTCGGCCTTCCGTTGCGTTTGGCATAAGCTGTGCATTGGCTGAGTTACGCGGAGAATTGCCTGAAATAGCCAGTTATCACAAGGTGCCGTTATGTACAGGCGATCCCGATGATGTGATCCGGCGTTTAGGAAACATGACAGGCCAGAAAATTGCCAAAGTGAAAGTTGGAATGTATGAAGCTGTACGGGATGGCATGGTAGTGAATGTAATGCTTGAAGCAGTGCCTGATCTTCGCTTGCGATTAGATGCTAACCGTAGTTGGACACGCACAAAAGCAGAGGGTTTCGTTAAATATGTCAATCCAGATTATCGGCACCGAATTGCTTTTATCGAAGAACCTTGTAAAACCCAAAAAGAGTCTCTGGCATTTGCGCGTGAAACGGGTATTGCCATTGCATGGGATGAAAGTGTCCGTGAAGCTGATTTTACGCTGGAAGCCCAAGAGGGAGTCTCTGCCATTATCATCAAACCGACATTGATAGGTAGTATTGATCGTTGTCGTCAATTAATTACCAAGGCTCATCAATTAGGGATAGAGGCAGTGATGAGTTCCAGTATTGAAAGTAGCTTTGGCTTAACGCAATTGGCTCGTCTTGCACAATGGCTCACACCTGATTCCCTTCCTGGTCTGGATACTTTGGATCTTATCCAGTCACAACTTATTCGTTGTTGGCCAGATAGCAATATTCCGTGTGTCATGCTGGATAAGCTGGCAATCGTGTGGAGTTATGAATGTCAGTAA
- the menE gene encoding o-succinylbenzoate--CoA ligase has translation MSVIEWTQWPWQHWAATLPEKRAIQLYDEQLTWHQLTQRIDAIAAHFHQQGVVEGSSVLLRGKNSAELLLCYLAALRCGAKVLLLNPQLPDRLLAELLLHLNMDYGVDFTDSPSPVIQVKELDWQQKFPVKHNARLKNNLLVLWESQRPASMILTSGSSGLPKAAVHSIGAHLASAQGILSCMDFQPDDSWLLSLPLFHVSGQGILWRWLQTGATIVLRDLHPLDRALSGCTHASLVPTQLWRLLEQPYNNPLTLKEVLLGGAMIPTSLTQRAEELGIRCWCGYGLTEMASTVCAKRADGLSGVGNPLPGKSIRLVDEEIQIRADSIASGYWFNGELKPLADNEGWFSTQDRGVFEQGELRILGRLDNQFFSGGEGIQPEDIERIISQHPQIEQSFVVPIPDIEFGHRPVAVIETQYPALTETLIDWLADKLAAFQRPVACYMLPAQLKNGGIKVSRQQIKQWVTEMNSKHHK, from the coding sequence ATGTCAGTAATAGAGTGGACTCAATGGCCATGGCAGCATTGGGCCGCGACTTTGCCTGAAAAACGGGCCATTCAGTTATATGATGAGCAACTCACCTGGCATCAATTAACGCAAAGAATCGATGCTATTGCTGCCCATTTCCACCAACAGGGTGTTGTGGAAGGTAGTAGTGTGCTCCTGAGAGGCAAAAACAGTGCAGAACTTTTGTTGTGTTACCTGGCTGCCCTGCGGTGTGGCGCAAAAGTGTTACTTCTTAATCCTCAATTACCTGATCGTTTGCTGGCGGAACTATTACTTCACCTCAATATGGATTATGGAGTGGATTTCACAGATTCACCTTCGCCTGTCATTCAAGTAAAAGAACTTGACTGGCAACAAAAGTTTCCGGTGAAACATAATGCACGATTGAAAAACAACCTCTTGGTGTTGTGGGAAAGTCAACGTCCTGCCAGCATGATCCTGACATCTGGTTCTTCTGGGTTGCCTAAGGCTGCGGTACATTCCATTGGTGCTCATCTTGCCAGTGCGCAAGGCATTCTTTCCTGCATGGATTTTCAGCCAGATGATAGTTGGTTACTGTCATTACCCCTGTTTCATGTTTCAGGTCAGGGTATCCTTTGGCGCTGGTTACAAACAGGCGCAACAATAGTGCTGCGAGATTTGCATCCACTGGATCGTGCGCTATCGGGTTGTACCCATGCATCACTTGTACCTACCCAACTGTGGCGTCTACTGGAACAACCCTATAACAACCCATTGACGTTAAAAGAAGTATTATTGGGAGGTGCCATGATACCGACATCACTGACCCAACGGGCTGAGGAATTGGGTATTCGTTGCTGGTGTGGCTATGGGTTGACAGAAATGGCATCAACTGTTTGTGCAAAGCGGGCTGATGGGTTGTCTGGGGTAGGTAATCCACTCCCTGGAAAGTCCATTCGCTTAGTAGATGAAGAAATTCAGATCCGCGCTGACAGTATTGCGAGTGGCTATTGGTTTAATGGGGAATTGAAGCCATTGGCAGATAACGAAGGATGGTTTTCGACCCAGGATCGAGGCGTATTTGAACAGGGAGAATTACGGATCTTAGGGCGTCTCGACAACCAATTTTTCAGTGGTGGGGAGGGTATTCAGCCAGAAGATATTGAGCGGATCATTAGCCAACATCCTCAAATTGAACAGAGTTTTGTAGTTCCCATTCCTGATATTGAATTTGGTCATCGGCCAGTAGCAGTGATTGAAACCCAATATCCTGCGTTAACAGAGACACTAATTGATTGGCTTGCGGATAAACTCGCCGCTTTCCAACGGCCTGTTGCCTGTTATATGTTACCTGCTCAACTGAAAAATGGGGGGATAAAGGTTTCGCGCCAACAAATTAAGCAATGGGTAACAGAGATGAATAGTAAACATCATAAATGA
- a CDS encoding YfaZ family outer membrane protein, translating to MKGLIAIGAASLIFIAGSANAFSIDTQVGKHSTSTSVGIGDKYAGLSLTGNWTRSDHNGQLGSLGLGFGLPFGPLAANVGAKGLYLSPKDGKDGAALAVGAGLNWAVTSSLSLYGEAYGSPSGLTSGMDSYTEATGGARYTFFRPLSVDVGYRIIDIRGSHGNRSNKVSDGFYVGASLSF from the coding sequence ATGAAAGGCCTTATTGCTATTGGTGCCGCTAGTTTGATTTTTATCGCCGGTTCAGCAAATGCTTTCTCTATAGATACTCAGGTGGGGAAACACAGCACAAGCACATCAGTGGGGATTGGTGATAAATATGCTGGCCTGTCTCTGACGGGTAACTGGACCCGCAGTGATCACAATGGTCAGCTAGGTAGTTTAGGTTTAGGCTTCGGTCTGCCATTTGGCCCCTTGGCTGCAAACGTCGGCGCAAAAGGGCTTTATTTATCTCCCAAAGATGGGAAAGATGGGGCTGCATTGGCTGTTGGCGCGGGCCTAAATTGGGCAGTGACTTCTTCTTTATCCTTGTATGGTGAGGCTTACGGTTCGCCATCAGGCTTAACGTCAGGAATGGATTCTTATACTGAAGCTACAGGAGGAGCGCGTTATACATTTTTCAGACCCCTAAGTGTAGATGTTGGCTACCGTATCATTGACATACGGGGTAGTCATGGCAATCGTAGTAATAAAGTTTCCGATGGTTTTTATGTTGGCGCTAGTTTAAGTTTTTAA
- the tyrP gene encoding tyrosine transporter TyrP has product MLAMPLATAGVGFGTTFAMLIALWALMSYTALLLVEVYQYSKFNAGLGTVAKRYLGLGGQMLTGFSMLFLMYALTTAYISGAGELLASSLSSWLDKPVSVSAGIGIFTIIGGGVVCIGTQSVDFINRLLFSAKIVFLVIVLGVMMPHVDKINLISMPIEQGLALSAIPVIFTSFGFHGSVPSIVAYMQGDTNKLRKIFIIGSAIPLLAYILWQLVTLGAISSNTFVGILAQESGLNGLLKAVREIVASPKVEFAVHLFADLALATSFLGVALGLFDYLADLFKRSNHAKGRLQTGLMTFAPPLLCALYYPNFVMALTFAAVALSILALLLPCLLVWRSREENKEGYRVKGGKPALIFVFLCGLAVIAIQIGIVTGILPNVG; this is encoded by the coding sequence ATGTTAGCAATGCCATTGGCAACGGCAGGTGTGGGATTTGGAACTACATTTGCTATGTTAATCGCCCTGTGGGCTTTGATGAGTTATACCGCACTCTTGCTCGTGGAAGTATATCAATATAGTAAGTTTAATGCTGGGTTAGGAACAGTCGCGAAACGCTACCTTGGGTTAGGTGGGCAGATGCTGACTGGCTTCAGTATGCTTTTCCTTATGTATGCCCTGACAACGGCTTATATTAGTGGTGCCGGTGAGTTACTGGCGAGCTCCCTCTCTTCTTGGTTAGATAAACCTGTTTCTGTCTCTGCCGGTATCGGTATTTTTACCATTATTGGTGGTGGGGTAGTCTGTATTGGAACCCAATCTGTCGATTTTATTAACCGCCTGCTGTTTAGCGCTAAAATTGTTTTTCTGGTGATCGTACTCGGCGTAATGATGCCTCATGTTGATAAAATCAATCTGATCTCCATGCCCATTGAGCAAGGATTAGCACTCTCTGCCATCCCTGTTATTTTTACTTCATTCGGATTTCACGGTAGTGTGCCAAGCATCGTTGCCTATATGCAAGGTGATACTAACAAACTACGGAAAATCTTTATCATCGGTAGTGCTATTCCACTGTTAGCTTATATTCTGTGGCAATTGGTGACACTCGGCGCGATTTCTTCCAATACATTTGTTGGTATTCTTGCACAAGAATCTGGCCTGAATGGGTTATTGAAAGCGGTGAGAGAAATTGTCGCTTCACCTAAAGTGGAGTTTGCTGTTCATTTGTTTGCCGATCTGGCGCTAGCCACCTCATTTCTCGGCGTTGCCTTAGGGTTGTTTGATTACCTTGCTGACCTTTTTAAGCGCAGCAATCACGCCAAAGGGCGTTTACAAACAGGCTTAATGACTTTTGCCCCACCATTGCTTTGTGCACTGTACTACCCTAATTTCGTTATGGCACTGACATTTGCGGCTGTTGCCCTCTCCATTCTTGCTTTGTTATTGCCTTGCCTGCTGGTTTGGCGTAGCCGCGAAGAAAACAAGGAAGGTTATCGTGTCAAAGGAGGTAAGCCTGCATTAATCTTTGTATTCCTGTGCGGGCTTGCAGTTATTGCCATTCAGATTGGTATTGTTACAGGTATACTGCCAAACGTAGGGTAA